The proteins below come from a single Bacillus horti genomic window:
- a CDS encoding MFS transporter, producing the protein MKFDSSLFKDKNYLWLWLGQTLSVVAHRFCNIAFMWYVIETTGSSIALGLSVICFSLPAIFCLPFSGVLADKNHKKQILLVSNIINGVLILLIAYSVFIDYSMILLYALVIASSIASAFFSPALSASIPLLVDKSLLPNANSLSQMTQQLANILGPALAGILIAVTDIWVTFAISGVAFLLAVLFHSRITIRSVESTDVEGHFFQQFKDGLVHVLSSRKLIFLIIAGGVIINFFLAPITVYITFIANQILEIGSQGLGILQSSISVGALVGGLLIFTNVLKDKIKMAIFGLTIEGVALLLAGLFPGYLTMMTFFLILGLGVSLASVGITTLFQTIVPENKMGRVMSLLSTMSFVTVPLGTMLGSVLIDQISVYTVLLVSGICVALTGIALCYPFANELRTNKEKEASLSIE; encoded by the coding sequence ATGAAATTTGATAGTAGCTTATTCAAAGATAAGAATTACCTATGGCTCTGGTTAGGGCAGACTTTATCCGTAGTCGCCCATCGTTTTTGCAATATTGCTTTCATGTGGTATGTCATAGAAACGACAGGCTCATCGATCGCCTTAGGCTTAAGTGTCATTTGCTTTTCTCTGCCTGCTATCTTTTGTCTGCCCTTTTCCGGAGTCTTGGCAGATAAAAATCATAAGAAACAGATCTTGCTTGTTAGCAACATCATAAATGGAGTCCTTATCTTGCTCATTGCCTATAGTGTATTTATCGATTACTCCATGATATTGCTCTATGCTTTAGTCATAGCTTCATCCATTGCGTCAGCTTTCTTTAGTCCTGCCCTCTCTGCTTCTATTCCTTTGTTAGTAGATAAGAGCTTGCTCCCAAACGCAAACTCCCTCTCCCAAATGACCCAGCAATTGGCCAATATCTTAGGACCAGCTCTTGCTGGAATCTTGATTGCCGTGACAGATATTTGGGTGACTTTTGCCATAAGTGGTGTAGCTTTTCTTTTAGCTGTACTTTTTCACTCTAGAATAACTATAAGATCGGTAGAGAGTACAGACGTAGAAGGACACTTTTTTCAACAGTTTAAGGATGGACTTGTTCATGTTCTTTCTAGTCGCAAACTGATATTTTTGATTATAGCTGGAGGAGTAATCATTAACTTCTTCTTGGCTCCGATAACGGTTTATATAACATTTATTGCGAATCAAATTCTAGAGATAGGATCACAGGGCTTGGGAATCCTGCAATCCTCCATTTCAGTAGGAGCGTTGGTTGGAGGTTTGCTCATCTTTACGAATGTTCTTAAAGACAAAATAAAAATGGCTATCTTTGGCTTAACTATTGAAGGGGTTGCCCTATTGCTAGCAGGCTTATTCCCAGGATATCTGACTATGATGACATTTTTTCTTATCCTTGGCTTAGGTGTGAGCTTGGCAAGTGTAGGGATTACCACACTATTTCAAACGATTGTTCCAGAGAACAAAATGGGTAGAGTTATGAGTCTTCTCTCTACAATGTCATTCGTAACAGTACCACTAGGCACGATGCTAGGCTCTGTTTTGATTGATCAGATCTCTGTCTACACCGTTCTTCTCGTTTCAGGGATATGTGTGGCGCTGACTGGTATCGCGTTATGCTACCCTTTTGCCAATGAATTAAGAACAAATAAAGAGAAAGAGGCTAGTCTTTCAATTGAATGA
- a CDS encoding 1,4-dihydroxy-6-naphthoate synthase has protein sequence MKIAFSPCPNDTFVFHAWVHGLIPDAPALDVMYADIDITNHLAANREGPEILKISYAALPWVLSDYNLLQCGGALGRGCGPLVLTKKEGTTPEQLIGKRIAVPSERSTAYLLFRLWVAQQVPGKVSEIVVMPFHEIMPAVQDGSIDAGLVIHEARFTYPSYGLHMLADLGSWWETDTNLPIPLGAIIAHKSLDAEAISNWIRSSVKHAWANPTLAQEYVMQHAQELSPEVAQSHIDLYVNEFTADLGDNGREAVHALLTRAEKEGLVPEFDSKQLFR, from the coding sequence ATGAAGATAGCTTTTTCACCGTGTCCAAACGACACCTTTGTTTTCCATGCTTGGGTTCATGGACTAATTCCCGATGCTCCAGCTCTCGATGTGATGTATGCAGATATTGACATCACTAATCATCTAGCTGCGAACAGAGAAGGACCAGAGATTTTAAAAATTTCCTATGCTGCTTTACCATGGGTTTTATCTGACTATAACCTGCTACAATGTGGCGGTGCGTTAGGTAGAGGGTGTGGACCTTTAGTGCTGACTAAAAAAGAGGGGACAACACCGGAGCAGCTCATTGGCAAACGAATTGCTGTGCCTAGTGAGAGATCTACGGCTTACCTTTTATTTAGGCTATGGGTGGCTCAGCAGGTTCCAGGTAAAGTCAGTGAAATTGTAGTGATGCCTTTCCATGAAATTATGCCAGCTGTACAAGATGGAAGCATAGATGCGGGCCTTGTTATCCATGAAGCTCGTTTCACGTATCCTTCCTATGGTCTACATATGCTAGCTGATCTGGGGAGCTGGTGGGAAACAGATACCAACCTACCCATCCCATTAGGAGCCATAATTGCCCATAAATCCCTTGATGCTGAAGCCATATCAAACTGGATTCGTTCCTCTGTCAAACACGCATGGGCTAATCCTACTCTGGCTCAGGAATATGTCATGCAGCACGCACAGGAACTGTCTCCAGAAGTAGCTCAGTCTCATATTGACTTGTATGTAAATGAATTTACGGCAGATTTAGGGGACAATGGGAGAGAAGCTGTACACGCGTTACTAACTCGAGCAGAGAAGGAAGGACTTGTTCCAGAGTTTGATTCTAAGCAGTTGTTCAGGTAA
- a CDS encoding GNAT family N-acetyltransferase: protein MNPLLLEFPTEFHTERLHIRMPYPGDGQKVHHAKLASMKELRPWMPFAQEEGTEEETEANIREAYVNFLKREDLRFLAFLKDTGELVVSTGLHRINWKVPKFEIGYWVDTRHSGKGYVSEAAQGLADYAFEQLKARRVEIRCDALNEKSRAVAERIGFRLEGILRNDSLSVTGDELRDTCIFAKTK from the coding sequence TTGAATCCATTACTTTTAGAATTTCCAACTGAGTTTCATACAGAACGTCTTCATATCAGGATGCCTTATCCAGGAGATGGTCAAAAGGTACATCATGCAAAATTAGCATCGATGAAGGAACTGCGACCATGGATGCCCTTCGCCCAAGAAGAGGGAACAGAAGAAGAGACAGAAGCCAATATTCGAGAGGCGTATGTTAACTTTTTAAAACGCGAAGATTTGAGATTTTTAGCGTTTTTGAAGGATACAGGAGAGTTAGTTGTTTCAACAGGCTTACACCGAATCAACTGGAAGGTGCCGAAGTTTGAGATAGGCTATTGGGTTGATACCAGACACAGTGGGAAAGGGTACGTCAGTGAGGCTGCTCAAGGGCTCGCAGATTATGCCTTTGAACAGCTAAAGGCACGTCGTGTAGAAATTCGTTGCGATGCGCTGAACGAGAAAAGCCGAGCTGTTGCTGAAAGAATTGGCTTTCGATTAGAAGGAATTTTAAGAAACGATAGTCTTTCAGTCACTGGTGACGAACTTCGTGATACATGTATTTTTGCTAAAACAAAATAA
- a CDS encoding ArsR/SmtB family transcription factor has product MNQNHTTHHIKVIISPVFELLASMYRLQSHEELEINNDNDPKNTGADDPHQFKLNQWVEKTRNTLSEHIKKELEVFFHYESFIGLTMIGFALKNNCYESIEEFISVLERTPADQLYSSFLQTGFTPEDTVDPNDFKAVIQFIRKSNLPEIEKWKLSYLYTDLKETKNRLIKLITLCYEHYFSQEVMSWLEHQTKSAQEIRALIDSRGKEILKDIFPFFRTHGEVIDSAQSIVLCPSYFYHKASLSSELAERNCHLYVYGVQHVRSLEETTIDEKQAFDAFKILADEKRIRIIKHLSNGALYGYELAQKLELSNSTISHHLSVLASIGIVSSTRMENKVYFKVNKDEIEKLMQHLTKSLMN; this is encoded by the coding sequence ATGAATCAAAATCACACTACTCATCATATTAAAGTGATCATATCTCCAGTATTTGAGCTGCTAGCCTCCATGTATAGGCTTCAGAGTCATGAGGAGCTTGAGATTAATAATGACAATGATCCTAAGAATACAGGAGCAGATGACCCTCATCAATTCAAATTAAATCAATGGGTTGAAAAAACAAGAAATACCTTATCTGAACATATTAAAAAGGAGCTAGAGGTTTTTTTCCATTATGAAAGCTTCATTGGATTAACGATGATTGGCTTTGCCCTGAAGAACAATTGCTACGAATCTATTGAAGAGTTTATTTCCGTTTTAGAAAGGACTCCAGCTGATCAACTATACTCTTCCTTTCTACAAACAGGCTTTACGCCAGAGGATACGGTAGATCCCAATGATTTTAAGGCAGTTATTCAGTTTATCAGAAAGAGCAATCTACCTGAAATAGAGAAATGGAAGCTGAGTTACTTATATACTGATTTAAAGGAAACTAAGAATAGATTAATAAAACTAATAACCCTTTGTTATGAGCATTATTTTAGTCAAGAAGTCATGTCCTGGCTAGAGCATCAAACAAAAAGTGCACAAGAAATCCGTGCCCTTATAGATAGTAGGGGTAAGGAAATATTAAAGGATATCTTTCCCTTTTTCAGAACTCATGGGGAAGTTATAGACTCAGCTCAATCCATTGTTCTTTGTCCCTCTTACTTCTATCATAAGGCTTCCTTGTCCTCTGAGTTAGCAGAAAGAAACTGTCACCTATATGTCTATGGTGTTCAGCATGTTCGAAGTCTTGAGGAAACAACGATTGATGAAAAACAAGCTTTTGATGCCTTTAAAATCCTTGCCGATGAAAAACGAATTCGGATTATTAAACATTTAAGCAATGGAGCCTTATATGGGTATGAGCTAGCACAAAAGCTTGAGTTGTCCAATTCAACTATCTCGCATCATCTGTCTGTTCTGGCTTCTATCGGTATTGTGAGCTCTACAAGGATGGAAAACAAAGTCTATTTTAAGGTAAACAAGGATGAGATAGAAAAACTGATGCAGCATCTAACCAAATCTTTGATGAACTAA
- a CDS encoding selenium metabolism-associated LysR family transcriptional regulator: protein MNIEHLKVFTTAATQKSFSDTAKLLHVSQPTVSMQIQQLEAMFQVKLFERTTKKVELTESGKILFHYAQQILQLLNKAEKDLAQLTSSVHGSLHIGASLTTGEYVIPTLLGDFKKAYPNVSLLVELFNSNEIIKKLTNGAIDIGFIEAPISHPDLVFHPFMEDELVVITSSKDPKLISAEKDSISVTELFQLPFIIREEGSGTRKVMEDSFSQHKLPLDKLNIILELASTESIKSMVESGAGISVISKAAIKKELMLGSLRTVPIQGVSFKRSFSMVHGPTSTHSSATEAFLNFASDHWSSM from the coding sequence ATGAACATTGAGCATTTAAAAGTTTTTACAACGGCAGCTACACAAAAAAGCTTTTCCGATACCGCCAAGCTCTTACACGTTTCACAGCCTACAGTCAGTATGCAAATCCAGCAGCTTGAAGCAATGTTTCAGGTAAAGCTGTTTGAGCGAACGACAAAAAAAGTTGAGCTTACTGAATCAGGAAAGATCCTTTTTCACTATGCTCAACAAATTCTACAATTGCTTAACAAGGCGGAGAAGGATCTTGCTCAACTAACTTCCTCTGTACATGGGAGCTTGCATATCGGAGCTAGCCTAACCACAGGTGAATATGTGATCCCCACCTTATTAGGAGATTTTAAAAAAGCTTATCCCAATGTGAGCTTACTAGTAGAACTATTTAATTCAAATGAAATCATTAAAAAATTAACTAATGGTGCCATAGATATCGGTTTCATTGAGGCACCTATCTCTCATCCTGATCTGGTGTTTCATCCCTTTATGGAGGATGAACTCGTTGTTATTACCTCTTCCAAGGATCCAAAGCTAATTTCGGCAGAAAAAGATAGTATTTCTGTTACGGAGTTATTTCAACTTCCTTTTATTATTAGAGAAGAAGGCTCTGGAACCCGTAAAGTAATGGAGGATAGCTTCAGTCAGCATAAGCTGCCCTTAGATAAGCTTAATATTATTCTGGAGCTTGCTAGTACAGAGTCTATAAAATCCATGGTTGAATCTGGCGCTGGAATATCTGTTATCTCAAAAGCAGCCATAAAAAAGGAACTGATGCTAGGTTCTTTACGCACCGTTCCTATTCAAGGTGTGTCATTTAAACGATCATTTTCTATGGTTCATGGTCCTACCTCCACTCACTCTTCTGCTACGGAGGCATTTTTAAACTTTGCCTCAGATCATTGGTCAAGTATGTAA
- a CDS encoding ArsR/SmtB family transcription factor, translated as MKDTNIFEILAEPNRRYILDLLRERERAVGEIVEQSVLSQPGVSKHLRILREAGLVEVRQDAQRHLYRLRAQPLAEIDTWLEPYRQFWSTQLDALEKFLDDEDDE; from the coding sequence ATGAAGGATACAAACATTTTTGAGATATTAGCGGAGCCAAATCGCAGGTATATTCTCGATCTATTAAGAGAGCGCGAACGGGCTGTAGGGGAGATTGTGGAACAAAGTGTTTTAAGTCAACCAGGTGTCTCTAAGCATTTGCGCATCTTAAGAGAAGCCGGTTTGGTCGAAGTTAGGCAGGATGCTCAACGACATTTGTACAGGTTAAGAGCACAGCCATTAGCTGAAATTGATACCTGGTTAGAGCCCTATCGACAATTTTGGTCCACTCAATTGGATGCTCTGGAGAAATTCCTAGATGATGAGGATGACGAGTAG
- a CDS encoding S9 family peptidase → MVQLITFPKPTIEQFLRTYLISNFAVSRDETKLVYSSNMNGKFNLWALDLPEKRPYQFAQHDQACDFLDFDQDNRFLLAGFDQDGDENFHIYALPFEGGLPQPLVAGDKSDRFFYEKLTKNGEHLYYVTTKDNPSLLNSHRYNIKTGEDELIYKGSETATSLGAVAPEEESFVTTQFYSNVFSISYVHTKAGKVSLTPDPTKVHSTRGIVYQNDSSLFFITDYESEYPYVAHFDIPSQTFTPYLSIENESVTTIKWHEQTRTLWIITEKGVVDHLYAYDTVNEKLIKVDTPVDIIEQLTIADSGTVYILGKSAVLPLNIFCKKIDEQWEALTANRVLGVAEDRLVDPEIVSYSSFDDLEIEALLFRAKEDVANGYTVFWPHGGPQAAERKSYRALFQCLLSSGYNIFAPNFRGSSGYGSTFIKLVERDWGGGPRLDCVAGIEWLFEQGISNREKLFVVGRSYGGYMTLLLAGRHPEYFKAAIDTVGPSNLFSFIESVPEHWKPLIKLVVGDPIEDKKKLEEDSPIRYLDQMKNPIFIIQGANDPRTVKRESDQIVEALKANGVDIEYLVFEDEGHDFAKKENEIIAYKRMIEFLDKHQ, encoded by the coding sequence ATGGTTCAGTTGATTACTTTCCCCAAACCTACTATTGAGCAATTCTTAAGAACGTATTTAATCTCAAATTTTGCTGTTTCCAGGGATGAAACGAAGCTAGTATATAGTAGCAATATGAATGGAAAATTTAATTTATGGGCCCTTGATTTACCTGAAAAACGCCCATATCAGTTTGCTCAGCACGATCAGGCCTGTGATTTTCTAGATTTTGATCAAGATAATCGTTTTTTATTAGCTGGTTTTGATCAGGATGGGGATGAGAATTTCCATATCTATGCTTTACCATTTGAAGGTGGTCTGCCGCAGCCGTTAGTCGCTGGTGACAAATCGGATAGATTTTTCTATGAAAAATTGACTAAGAATGGAGAGCACCTCTACTATGTAACGACTAAAGATAATCCAAGTCTTTTAAACTCTCATCGCTATAATATAAAAACAGGAGAGGATGAGCTTATATATAAAGGATCAGAAACGGCCACATCTTTAGGTGCTGTAGCTCCAGAAGAAGAAAGCTTTGTAACCACTCAATTTTATAGCAATGTCTTTTCAATTTCATATGTTCATACCAAAGCTGGTAAGGTTTCTTTAACCCCTGACCCGACTAAGGTGCATTCTACTCGAGGAATTGTCTATCAGAATGACTCATCTCTATTTTTTATTACGGACTATGAGAGTGAATATCCTTATGTCGCTCATTTCGATATTCCCTCACAGACATTTACCCCTTATTTAAGCATTGAAAATGAAAGTGTGACTACAATAAAATGGCATGAACAAACTCGTACTTTGTGGATCATAACAGAGAAAGGCGTCGTAGATCATCTCTACGCCTATGATACTGTTAATGAAAAGCTAATAAAGGTCGATACTCCAGTCGATATCATCGAGCAATTAACAATTGCAGATAGTGGAACAGTTTATATACTAGGAAAAAGTGCTGTTCTTCCTCTGAACATTTTCTGCAAGAAAATAGATGAACAGTGGGAGGCGCTGACAGCTAATAGAGTGTTAGGAGTAGCAGAAGACAGGCTAGTTGATCCTGAGATTGTCTCATATAGTTCCTTTGATGATTTAGAAATCGAAGCTCTGCTTTTCCGAGCTAAGGAGGATGTAGCTAACGGATACACTGTTTTTTGGCCCCATGGTGGACCACAAGCTGCTGAACGAAAGTCCTACAGAGCGTTGTTTCAATGCCTGTTGAGTAGTGGCTACAATATATTTGCCCCTAATTTTAGAGGGAGCTCCGGCTATGGGTCTACATTTATTAAGCTTGTGGAAAGAGATTGGGGTGGCGGACCGCGACTTGACTGTGTAGCTGGAATAGAATGGCTTTTTGAGCAAGGGATATCTAATAGGGAGAAGCTATTTGTTGTAGGAAGAAGCTATGGGGGTTACATGACATTGTTGCTTGCTGGAAGACACCCCGAATACTTTAAAGCAGCCATTGATACGGTAGGACCAAGTAATCTATTTAGCTTTATTGAATCTGTACCTGAGCACTGGAAACCATTAATTAAGCTAGTAGTTGGAGATCCAATTGAAGACAAGAAAAAGCTGGAAGAGGATTCCCCGATTAGGTATCTAGATCAGATGAAAAATCCAATCTTCATTATTCAAGGGGCCAATGATCCAAGAACTGTAAAACGAGAATCTGATCAAATTGTTGAGGCGTTAAAAGCTAATGGAGTAGACATAGAATACCTAGTGTTTGAAGATGAAGGTCATGACTTTGCTAAGAAAGAAAATGAAATCATAGCGTATAAGAGAATGATTGAATTTTTGGATAAGCATCAATAG
- a CDS encoding HAD-IIA family hydrolase, whose product MLANQFDAFFFDLDGVIYVGAKPLPHAVESLKRLRELRKEIRFLTNDPCTTREKTALRLSKLGIEAYESEVVTSGWATAQYLHTKGIKTAFVLGDEHLKWECEQMGILVNESNGIGENEAVVVGWNGNVTLTDLQKAALAIHYGATFIATSGDKSFPLPEGPVPAVGAVLQLLETSTGKRPIIVGKPHSLMFETALDTLPLHSKAVMIGDNPDTDVLGAHQIGLPAILVSNNHISFPSSIDFRNPDAVIQSLQELFDDGTIIRNWTKPSFSWPEKVKAGVAGIVMDDRQRVLLIKRADNGLWGIPSGHVEPGETVEQAMVREFKEETGLDVNIRRLIGVYSDPVSQAFEYPNGEISQFITVYFECEILQGSHVEKGEEALDINYFDPDKLPSDLLPMHPKWLEDALNKKQSPFIR is encoded by the coding sequence ATGCTAGCCAATCAATTTGATGCGTTCTTCTTTGACTTAGACGGCGTCATCTATGTAGGTGCAAAGCCATTACCTCATGCGGTTGAGTCACTCAAACGTCTGAGAGAGCTTCGGAAAGAGATTCGTTTTTTAACGAATGATCCCTGTACGACAAGAGAAAAAACTGCGCTGAGATTATCAAAGTTAGGAATTGAAGCCTATGAATCGGAGGTTGTAACTTCAGGTTGGGCTACTGCTCAGTATTTACATACTAAAGGAATCAAAACAGCATTCGTACTAGGTGACGAGCATTTGAAATGGGAATGTGAACAGATGGGCATTTTAGTTAATGAATCAAATGGTATTGGTGAAAATGAAGCCGTTGTCGTTGGCTGGAACGGAAACGTTACATTAACAGATTTACAGAAAGCTGCTTTGGCCATTCATTATGGTGCTACGTTTATAGCGACAAGTGGGGATAAATCATTTCCTCTGCCTGAAGGCCCTGTGCCTGCTGTTGGAGCGGTTCTACAGCTTTTGGAAACATCTACCGGAAAAAGACCAATCATTGTAGGAAAACCACACTCCCTAATGTTTGAAACCGCATTAGATACCCTACCGCTTCATTCAAAAGCAGTAATGATTGGAGATAACCCAGATACAGATGTATTGGGTGCTCATCAAATTGGGTTGCCTGCTATATTAGTAAGTAATAATCATATAAGCTTCCCATCCTCGATAGATTTTAGAAATCCGGATGCTGTTATTCAGAGCTTACAGGAATTATTCGATGATGGGACAATAATAAGAAATTGGACTAAGCCTTCTTTTTCTTGGCCTGAAAAGGTCAAAGCGGGAGTTGCTGGTATTGTCATGGATGATAGACAGCGAGTTCTGCTTATAAAGCGCGCCGATAATGGGCTATGGGGCATCCCATCGGGTCATGTAGAACCGGGAGAAACGGTTGAACAAGCCATGGTTAGAGAGTTTAAAGAGGAGACCGGATTAGATGTTAACATCCGTCGTTTGATTGGTGTCTACTCTGACCCTGTTTCCCAAGCGTTCGAATATCCGAACGGAGAGATTAGCCAGTTTATCACCGTATATTTTGAATGTGAGATTTTACAAGGCTCGCATGTTGAAAAAGGTGAAGAAGCATTAGATATTAACTATTTTGACCCTGACAAGCTTCCCTCTGACCTTTTACCTATGCATCCTAAATGGCTTGAAGATGCATTAAACAAAAAACAATCCCCATTTATCCGGTAA
- a CDS encoding YeiH family protein → MKNLTSTLYRLKNVITIDFIKGIFLTLLLASIAVYLSKLPVLSVIGAMILAIGLGVLWRHIFGQPTHTKEGVTFSSKMLLRAGIILMGFRINFNQIIEAGFSVILIDITVIVFTIVLVILIGRWLSLDRFYTALIAVGTAICGAAAIVAVAPLIGAKKAHTVLSIACISILGTIGTVVLTFVYPILNVDPYLYGFFVGATFQELAHVLAASAQGGSTSEEIAILVKLGRVVLLIPAAIVLAYLFKPSDAQEKNRVKLKKLPVPWFIVGFLASCMINTLVQLPQGFIHFSVSSSVFLLAMAMAGLGLSISFQDVKQAGYKPILVGGMGFLALVLLVPLLLLIF, encoded by the coding sequence ATGAAAAACCTAACAAGCACCTTATATAGATTGAAAAATGTCATTACTATCGATTTCATAAAAGGAATATTCTTAACCTTACTATTAGCAAGCATAGCCGTCTACTTATCAAAGCTACCTGTACTTTCCGTGATAGGAGCTATGATCTTAGCTATAGGATTAGGAGTGCTGTGGAGGCACATTTTCGGACAACCAACACATACAAAAGAGGGAGTAACCTTCAGTAGTAAAATGCTTCTACGAGCAGGAATTATCTTAATGGGGTTTCGCATCAACTTCAACCAGATTATTGAAGCAGGGTTTTCTGTTATACTGATAGATATCACAGTCATTGTTTTTACTATCGTGCTCGTTATTTTAATTGGTCGTTGGCTTTCGCTCGATAGATTTTATACAGCTTTAATTGCTGTAGGTACGGCAATTTGTGGAGCAGCAGCTATTGTTGCAGTAGCTCCATTGATAGGTGCTAAAAAAGCACATACGGTTCTATCTATAGCTTGTATTTCCATTTTGGGCACGATTGGAACAGTTGTGCTTACATTCGTCTATCCTATCTTAAACGTGGACCCGTATCTCTACGGATTCTTTGTCGGCGCTACATTTCAAGAGCTTGCTCATGTTCTTGCTGCAAGTGCGCAAGGTGGCTCCACAAGCGAAGAGATTGCCATCCTTGTTAAGCTAGGACGAGTTGTCTTACTCATTCCAGCAGCCATCGTATTAGCTTATTTATTTAAGCCTAGTGATGCTCAGGAGAAAAATAGAGTTAAGCTTAAAAAGCTTCCTGTTCCATGGTTTATAGTAGGTTTTCTGGCGAGTTGCATGATTAATACCTTAGTCCAGCTTCCACAAGGCTTCATTCACTTTTCTGTTAGCTCAAGTGTGTTTCTTCTTGCTATGGCTATGGCAGGACTTGGACTAAGTATTAGCTTTCAGGATGTTAAACAAGCAGGTTATAAACCAATTCTAGTTGGGGGTATGGGCTTTCTAGCATTAGTTCTGCTCGTTCCCCTTCTCCTGCTGATATTCTAA
- a CDS encoding DUF2569 domain-containing protein yields the protein MVGVRMNPDTNQSSRLDVQPQDIKKEFDKKTKQVSGLGGWLILPHLGLILTIILHTYNLLEYSLPALLPLTWEPLTTPGSPYYHPLWGPVLIYEAILTLAYILFAVVAIVQFYRKKAILPKLMIIFYAGSLLFSVVDIILVSQLPDMTITAEDQKEIGRLLGMCAIWIPYFIRSKRVKNTFVN from the coding sequence ATGGTAGGTGTGAGGATGAATCCAGATACAAATCAATCAAGCCGTTTAGATGTTCAACCACAGGATATAAAAAAAGAATTCGATAAGAAAACCAAGCAGGTTTCTGGTTTAGGAGGATGGCTCATCCTCCCACACTTAGGACTAATTCTCACTATCATCTTGCATACTTATAATCTTTTAGAATACTCTCTACCAGCTCTTCTTCCTTTAACTTGGGAGCCATTAACGACACCTGGATCTCCTTATTACCATCCGTTATGGGGACCCGTTCTAATTTATGAGGCTATATTGACACTTGCATACATTTTGTTTGCTGTTGTGGCTATAGTTCAGTTTTATAGGAAAAAGGCGATTCTGCCTAAATTAATGATTATTTTCTATGCCGGTTCATTATTGTTTAGTGTGGTAGATATCATCTTAGTTAGCCAACTGCCTGATATGACAATTACGGCTGAGGATCAAAAAGAAATTGGGCGCTTACTAGGTATGTGTGCGATATGGATCCCCTACTTTATCAGATCAAAGAGAGTTAAAAACACTTTTGTCAATTAA
- a CDS encoding futalosine hydrolase, protein MTIGEEMNHRTRLHSYLNRSNESSSNVLIMTAVQAEKEAILRGIQHDPKFEVQLTGVGPVAAATATAKALSKKDYSLVINAGIAGGFPGQAQVESIVLATEIVSGDLGAETPTGFSSLDELGFGTNKLQVDHELMIRISEVLQLAELPVHIGPIVTVSTVTGSAQATEEMANRVPGVVAEGMEGYGVAYAAHENEVPVIEIRSISNLVGPRNRDAWRIKEALGQLEQACSSLVGVLT, encoded by the coding sequence ATGACTATCGGGGAAGAGATGAATCATCGTACTAGATTACATTCTTATTTAAATAGAAGTAACGAATCCTCAAGCAACGTATTAATTATGACTGCTGTTCAAGCGGAAAAAGAGGCTATTCTAAGGGGAATCCAGCATGATCCCAAGTTTGAGGTTCAACTAACAGGAGTTGGACCTGTTGCTGCTGCTACTGCTACAGCGAAAGCGTTGTCTAAAAAGGATTATAGTTTGGTCATTAACGCAGGGATTGCAGGGGGCTTTCCAGGACAAGCTCAGGTAGAATCCATTGTCCTAGCCACTGAAATTGTTTCAGGTGATTTGGGAGCTGAGACACCTACTGGTTTTAGCAGCTTAGATGAGCTAGGGTTCGGTACAAATAAGCTTCAGGTCGATCATGAACTTATGATTAGAATTAGTGAGGTTCTACAGCTTGCAGAATTACCGGTACACATAGGCCCAATCGTCACCGTATCAACTGTAACAGGGTCAGCTCAAGCGACCGAAGAAATGGCTAATCGAGTACCGGGGGTTGTTGCAGAAGGAATGGAAGGCTACGGGGTAGCTTATGCTGCCCATGAGAATGAGGTTCCAGTGATCGAGATACGTAGTATTTCGAATTTAGTTGGACCACGAAATCGCGATGCATGGCGTATAAAAGAAGCTTTAGGTCAGTTAGAACAGGCCTGTTCAAGCTTAGTGGGGGTGCTTACATGA
- a CDS encoding SRPBCC domain-containing protein, which translates to MLATGIIKELKPEDVFEYTWISPEADETSVRWEPEEIEDGCKLVLTQFFPHSSESSIDKMLAGWQVHLEMLLEALEGQAIDFPWEHWEELHQQYKDLIG; encoded by the coding sequence ATGCTAGCGACGGGAATCATTAAAGAGTTGAAACCTGAAGATGTTTTCGAATATACTTGGATTAGTCCTGAAGCGGATGAGACTTCCGTAAGATGGGAGCCAGAGGAAATAGAGGATGGCTGTAAACTTGTACTGACTCAATTCTTTCCTCATTCTTCTGAGTCCAGCATAGATAAGATGTTAGCAGGGTGGCAGGTTCATTTAGAAATGCTACTTGAGGCATTAGAGGGACAAGCGATAGACTTTCCATGGGAACACTGGGAGGAGTTACATCAACAGTATAAGGATTTGATTGGATGA